In Blastopirellula sp. J2-11, a single genomic region encodes these proteins:
- a CDS encoding ExbD/TolR family protein has product MRIKKSRRELAEGDMTPMIDMTFQLIAFFMVLINFSQAEQDDKVRLPDSELARPPDAPLVDALTLHVRESGVVVISNDVHDMEQLRKRMILEKQYADDPKKVTIIIRGDYRVATGKVQEVIRLCQDVGFELFALRAKERLNR; this is encoded by the coding sequence ATGCGAATCAAAAAGTCACGTCGTGAGTTGGCCGAAGGGGATATGACCCCGATGATCGACATGACGTTTCAGTTGATCGCCTTTTTTATGGTGCTGATCAACTTCAGCCAGGCGGAACAAGACGACAAGGTGAGACTGCCCGACAGCGAACTGGCTCGACCGCCAGATGCGCCGCTGGTGGACGCACTGACATTGCATGTTCGTGAAAGCGGCGTCGTGGTGATTTCCAATGACGTCCATGACATGGAACAACTGCGGAAGCGGATGATCCTGGAAAAACAATATGCGGACGACCCCAAAAAGGTCACGATCATCATCCGCGGCGACTACCGAGTTGCGACCGGCAAAGTGCAGGAGGTAATCCGGCTTTGCCAAGACGTCGGCTTTGAACTATTCGCCCTAAGAGCCAAAGAACGGCTGAACCGTTAG
- a CDS encoding GGDEF domain-containing protein, whose amino-acid sequence MALDSHQEDSEVDANRELSCESANASPEATVRARAIASIDAIPPEYIGMLQGESIVANSLVEASAEVLRLEVGRYRDALIEIDNQLRAMDDSPDPGLMEVLTVELEDLNREWLNKQAEAANTLDSNGDSLGEYSDIGSLLGTVLMEQAAQIETTISNIEHLDLSIDPADGRRRLMQEIIRLIDLAHDLRDKMQETLLTVLRAERRLAEVDRKMQFDGLTKLHNRNGLEVVFYEWWRADIRRERIVSVALLDIDNLRKINERFGAEAGDRLLAEFGRLLGELIRKDRGFDIVCRATGQQFIIFFGDTGPRNATSSVERIRQTLESTIFNLDGEEVAMMVSVGVAEVGADDTTTKVIKRLEKATRVAKKNGRNCTVIDEGNGPTPITAPEYKVVGRTVNVEER is encoded by the coding sequence ATGGCTCTCGATTCCCATCAAGAGGACTCGGAGGTTGACGCGAATCGCGAACTCTCGTGCGAGTCCGCGAATGCGTCCCCCGAAGCCACGGTTCGTGCTCGCGCGATTGCTTCGATCGACGCGATTCCGCCTGAATATATTGGCATGCTGCAAGGAGAGTCGATTGTCGCCAATAGTCTGGTCGAAGCGTCGGCCGAAGTGCTGCGATTGGAAGTCGGTCGATATCGCGATGCGCTGATTGAAATCGACAATCAGTTGCGCGCCATGGACGACTCGCCCGATCCAGGACTCATGGAAGTGTTGACGGTCGAACTGGAAGATCTCAATCGCGAATGGCTGAACAAGCAGGCCGAAGCGGCGAATACGCTCGATAGCAACGGCGATTCGTTGGGCGAGTATTCCGATATCGGCAGCTTGCTGGGCACGGTGCTGATGGAACAAGCGGCCCAGATCGAAACCACGATTAGTAATATCGAACACTTAGATCTTTCGATCGATCCAGCAGATGGACGACGTCGCTTGATGCAAGAGATCATCCGCCTGATTGATCTCGCACACGACCTTCGTGACAAGATGCAAGAGACGCTGCTGACGGTCTTGCGAGCCGAGCGACGCCTGGCCGAAGTCGACCGCAAAATGCAGTTCGATGGCCTCACGAAACTACACAATCGCAACGGTCTGGAAGTCGTCTTTTACGAATGGTGGCGAGCCGACATCCGACGCGAGCGAATCGTCAGCGTCGCGTTGCTCGACATCGACAACCTCCGCAAAATCAACGAGCGTTTTGGCGCCGAAGCCGGCGACCGGCTGCTGGCCGAATTCGGGAGATTGCTGGGCGAACTCATTCGCAAGGATCGCGGTTTTGACATCGTTTGCCGCGCCACGGGGCAGCAGTTCATCATCTTCTTTGGCGATACCGGCCCCCGCAATGCGACCAGCAGCGTCGAGCGTATTCGTCAAACGCTGGAATCGACCATCTTCAACCTGGATGGCGAGGAAGTCGCAATGATGGTGAGCGTCGGCGTCGCCGAGGTGGGCGCCGATGACACAACGACCAAAGTGATCAAGCGTTTGGAAAAAGCGACGCGCGTCGCAAAGAAGAATGGACGCAACTGCACCGTGATCGACGAAGGCAACGGCCCAACTCCAATCACGGCGCCAGAATACAAAGTCGTCGGTCGCACGGTCAACGTCGAAGAACGCTAA
- a CDS encoding 1-acyl-sn-glycerol-3-phosphate acyltransferase, with protein MQQIVFEKPYKFIPPHRGAWWPSLIQRFDLYGLYLRKVEGVESYELRNQHLLGESIDAGHGVMMAPNHCRTSDPLTLGYLAKDVGFHLYAMASWHLFNQGWFTALAIRLMGGFSIYREGIDRQAINTAIDALATAERPLLLFPEGSTTRTNDRVHALLDGVSFIARAAAKKRAKACGGKVVIHPIGIKYLFRGDLSRAVDPVLTEIEHRLTWRPQTHLPLFDRIAKVGSALLALKEIDHFQQIRTGSTRQRLDDLINRLLGPLEEEWLGHCEITAVVPRVKALRMKIMPAMVKEKLPTEERNRRWDQLADIYLAQQLSCYLPDYLADYPSVDRMLETVERYEEDLTDKVRVHGKLHAVIDVDPAIEVSPERDRTASVDPLMETLRDRLAAKLAKLSLESPLYSA; from the coding sequence ATGCAGCAGATCGTTTTCGAAAAACCGTACAAGTTTATTCCTCCTCATCGCGGCGCTTGGTGGCCGTCGCTGATCCAGCGGTTTGACCTCTACGGTCTCTACCTTCGCAAGGTGGAAGGAGTGGAGAGCTACGAGCTGAGAAATCAGCACCTGCTCGGCGAGTCGATCGACGCCGGTCACGGCGTGATGATGGCCCCCAACCATTGCCGCACCTCCGATCCGTTGACGCTCGGTTATCTAGCCAAAGATGTTGGTTTTCATCTCTACGCGATGGCGAGTTGGCACTTGTTCAACCAAGGCTGGTTCACCGCATTGGCGATTCGCTTGATGGGAGGCTTCAGCATTTATCGCGAAGGAATCGACCGCCAAGCGATCAATACCGCGATTGACGCTTTGGCGACCGCCGAACGCCCGCTGCTGCTGTTTCCCGAAGGTTCGACCACGCGGACCAACGATCGGGTGCATGCGTTATTAGACGGCGTTTCGTTTATCGCTCGCGCGGCGGCCAAAAAACGAGCCAAAGCATGCGGCGGCAAAGTGGTGATCCATCCGATCGGCATCAAGTATTTGTTCCGCGGCGATCTGAGTCGCGCCGTCGATCCGGTGCTGACCGAGATCGAACATCGCCTGACCTGGCGACCGCAAACGCACCTACCGCTGTTTGATCGGATCGCCAAAGTCGGCAGCGCGCTGCTGGCGTTGAAAGAGATTGATCACTTCCAGCAAATTCGTACCGGCAGCACGCGCCAGCGACTCGATGATTTGATCAATCGCCTGCTCGGGCCATTGGAAGAAGAATGGCTTGGCCACTGCGAAATAACCGCCGTCGTTCCACGCGTCAAAGCGCTGCGCATGAAGATCATGCCGGCGATGGTGAAAGAAAAATTGCCGACCGAGGAACGCAATCGCCGCTGGGATCAGTTGGCCGACATCTATCTCGCGCAACAACTCTCTTGCTATTTGCCCGACTATCTGGCCGACTATCCTTCCGTCGATCGCATGCTGGAGACGGTCGAACGGTATGAGGAAGACCTGACCGACAAGGTCCGCGTCCATGGCAAACTGCACGCCGTGATTGACGTCGATCCGGCGATCGAAGTTTCGCCCGAACGCGATCGCACGGCAAGCGTCGATCCCCTGATGGAAACGTTGCGCGATCGCCTGGCGGCGAAACTCGCGAAACTGTCTCTCGAATCGCCGCTCTATAGCGCCTAG
- a CDS encoding ExbD/TolR family protein has product MKLRNSARHEGGNKIELQMTPMIDIVFQLLVFFVMTFKVAAMEGDFDIKMPAAAQGSPSFDNLPLKLTLRATPTGKLDEVRLGERTFSGLSYQDKFKKLQDQIVAQIGTDTGPGSARETAEIEIDADYNLQYEFVIEAMTAVTGRVDKEGNIQRLIEKVKFSPSSGGG; this is encoded by the coding sequence ATGAAGTTACGAAATTCGGCCCGCCATGAAGGGGGCAACAAAATCGAATTGCAGATGACGCCGATGATCGACATCGTGTTTCAGCTGCTCGTCTTCTTCGTCATGACGTTCAAAGTCGCGGCGATGGAAGGAGACTTCGATATCAAGATGCCGGCCGCGGCGCAAGGTTCGCCCAGCTTTGACAACTTGCCGCTCAAGCTCACGCTGCGAGCCACGCCGACCGGCAAACTAGACGAAGTCCGTCTCGGCGAACGGACCTTCAGCGGCTTGTCTTATCAAGACAAGTTCAAAAAGCTGCAGGACCAAATCGTCGCGCAAATCGGCACCGACACCGGTCCCGGCTCGGCGCGAGAAACCGCCGAGATCGAAATCGACGCCGACTATAACTTGCAGTATGAGTTTGTCATCGAAGCGATGACCGCCGTCACCGGCCGCGTCGACAAAGAGGGGAACATCCAACGCTTGATCGAAAAGGTCAAGTTTTCGCCCTCTTCCGGCGGCGGCTAA
- a CDS encoding HD domain-containing protein, whose protein sequence is MNDEVFSISNTLGDLLHGERGDIFVQLVSREEAVTRSGRLYIRVEFRDDRRRATVMLWEDSPWLETCRLDWKIGEHFKIRAIYTESAHGRQLRLQKIRPVTDDDVAQGFDPVRCQPRSVEEPADLFETALAICRHEIKSEAIRELVTAIYTQNREPLLIAPAGMVHHHRYQGGLLEHSISVAQTVLELILQYRHQYPILRDPLTCDLAIAGALTHDLGKLREIDLASGGVSPTPDGQILGHVLLGRDLVRDACQTLGIALEHIRRLELIFLTHQDYYADGDYRRPISIEALLVQQADRIDSELHRFAAALESPIGGSIIPADNPLRRAILRSEAAHD, encoded by the coding sequence ATGAATGACGAAGTTTTCTCCATATCCAACACGCTCGGCGACCTGCTCCATGGTGAACGTGGGGACATCTTCGTTCAATTGGTCTCGCGCGAAGAAGCGGTGACTCGCAGCGGGCGTCTTTATATTCGTGTTGAATTTCGAGACGATCGCCGCCGCGCAACGGTGATGCTTTGGGAAGATTCGCCCTGGCTCGAAACTTGTCGTCTCGATTGGAAGATCGGCGAGCACTTTAAAATTCGTGCGATCTATACCGAATCAGCGCATGGTCGTCAGCTCCGACTACAAAAGATTCGTCCCGTAACGGACGACGACGTTGCACAAGGCTTTGATCCGGTTCGATGCCAACCCCGTTCGGTGGAGGAGCCCGCCGATCTGTTTGAAACCGCGTTGGCGATTTGTCGCCATGAAATCAAAAGCGAAGCGATCCGTGAGCTGGTGACCGCGATCTATACGCAAAATCGCGAACCGCTGCTCATCGCTCCGGCCGGCATGGTCCATCATCATCGCTACCAAGGAGGACTGCTGGAGCACTCGATCAGCGTCGCCCAAACTGTCTTAGAATTGATCCTGCAATATCGACACCAATATCCAATACTGCGTGACCCGCTTACTTGCGATCTGGCGATCGCAGGCGCCCTGACGCATGACCTGGGAAAACTACGCGAGATCGATCTCGCCAGCGGAGGCGTTTCGCCCACGCCGGATGGTCAGATCCTGGGGCATGTTCTGCTGGGACGCGATCTGGTTCGAGATGCATGCCAAACGTTGGGGATCGCTCTTGAGCATATTCGCCGCTTGGAATTGATCTTCCTGACGCATCAGGACTACTACGCGGATGGCGACTACCGCCGCCCCATTTCGATCGAAGCGCTGTTGGTCCAACAGGCCGATCGAATTGATTCGGAGCTACATCGGTTTGCCGCAGCATTGGAGTCGCCGATCGGCGGGTCGATTATACCTGCCGATAACCCATTACGTCGGGCCATCTTACGGAGCGAAGCGGCGCACGATTGA
- the xerD gene encoding site-specific tyrosine recombinase XerD, which produces MARLRRKLVRPQPQLRGNVAARMSAAFADYLQSECHLAANTVAAYRRDLVRFEKWLGSREIRTLRVGELSDYVAWLYKQELAPASIARAVVSLKIFFRYLQLEGILQDNLVELLGSQKIWRRIPSVIAPHKIDDLLTAPWSEDPYWRRDRALLEVLYATGCRASEVSSLRLDDVHLDEGYVKCEGKGSKQRIAPLAQKAARVVRTYLDEERPRLTKKNLRDAAFLFLSRSGKRLSRIAIWELVKKYAARAGIDPDVSPHSLRHSFATHLLAGGADLRHVQEMMGHASIATTQIYTHVDQSRLKKVHAQYHPRA; this is translated from the coding sequence ATGGCCAGATTACGACGAAAATTAGTTCGCCCCCAGCCGCAACTGCGCGGCAACGTCGCGGCTCGCATGTCGGCGGCCTTTGCCGACTATCTGCAGAGCGAGTGCCATTTGGCCGCCAATACGGTGGCCGCCTACCGGCGTGATTTGGTCCGCTTTGAAAAATGGCTCGGATCGCGCGAGATTCGCACGCTGCGGGTGGGGGAACTCTCGGACTATGTCGCCTGGCTTTACAAGCAAGAGTTGGCCCCTGCTTCCATTGCCCGTGCGGTCGTGTCGCTCAAGATCTTCTTCCGCTATCTCCAACTCGAAGGAATCTTGCAAGACAACCTGGTCGAATTGCTTGGCAGCCAAAAAATCTGGCGCCGCATTCCGTCGGTCATCGCCCCGCACAAGATTGATGATCTGCTGACCGCGCCTTGGAGCGAAGATCCTTATTGGCGTCGCGATCGGGCGCTGTTGGAAGTGTTGTACGCAACCGGTTGCCGCGCCTCGGAAGTCAGCAGCTTGCGATTGGATGACGTTCATTTAGACGAAGGTTATGTGAAGTGCGAAGGCAAGGGATCCAAACAACGGATCGCACCGCTGGCTCAAAAAGCGGCGCGCGTCGTTCGAACGTATCTCGACGAGGAACGCCCTCGATTGACGAAAAAAAATCTTCGCGACGCGGCGTTTCTCTTTTTGTCGCGTAGTGGAAAGCGATTATCACGCATCGCGATTTGGGAGTTAGTGAAAAAGTACGCCGCGAGGGCCGGGATCGATCCTGACGTCAGTCCTCACTCGCTGCGGCATAGTTTTGCGACCCACTTGCTGGCTGGCGGCGCCGATCTGCGGCATGTGCAAGAGATGATGGGACATGCGAGCATCGCGACGACGCAAATCTACACGCACGTCGATCAGTCACGGCTGAAAAAGGTGCATGCTCAGTATCATCCCCGGGCTTAA
- the prmC gene encoding peptide chain release factor N(5)-glutamine methyltransferase: MSAEEPWTVGRLLKWTSDYLQQQQADSPRLDAELLLAQSLGCKRIELYTRFDEVVAEAPRGKFRQLVKQRAAGTPVAYLLGRKEFYSRDFRVTPDVLIPRPETEHLVIAALDRLRETAKSAAAQVCDVGAGSGCIAITLAKDLPKFQITAIDISAAALQVARQNAEEHGVAEQIKFVESDLLASLPDSAVFDLIVSNPPYIGLIEKPTLPKDVLQYEPHVALFSGEDGLDAIRELVRQAPSHLKPGGWLLIEFGPVVADAATAIVTASGQFEAPTVEKDLAKLPRVLIARRKAD; encoded by the coding sequence ATGTCGGCGGAAGAGCCATGGACGGTAGGGCGCCTCTTGAAGTGGACCTCCGACTATCTGCAGCAACAACAGGCCGACTCACCGCGGCTGGACGCCGAGCTTCTGTTGGCCCAGTCGCTCGGCTGCAAGCGAATTGAACTCTACACTCGGTTTGACGAAGTCGTCGCCGAAGCGCCGCGCGGAAAGTTCCGCCAATTGGTCAAACAGCGCGCCGCCGGAACGCCGGTCGCCTATCTCCTTGGCCGGAAAGAATTTTACTCGCGCGACTTTCGCGTCACGCCGGACGTATTGATCCCGCGACCGGAAACGGAGCATCTGGTCATCGCCGCACTCGATCGCTTGCGTGAGACGGCGAAGTCCGCAGCGGCGCAGGTTTGCGACGTTGGCGCCGGCAGCGGCTGTATCGCCATCACGCTGGCGAAAGACTTGCCCAAGTTCCAGATCACGGCGATCGATATCAGCGCCGCGGCGCTGCAAGTCGCTCGACAGAACGCCGAAGAGCACGGCGTAGCGGAGCAAATCAAGTTTGTCGAAAGCGATCTGTTGGCGTCGCTTCCCGATAGCGCCGTTTTCGATTTGATCGTCAGCAATCCTCCCTACATCGGCTTGATCGAGAAGCCGACGCTTCCCAAGGATGTGCTGCAATACGAGCCGCATGTCGCGCTTTTCAGCGGCGAAGATGGGTTAGATGCGATTCGAGAATTAGTCCGTCAAGCGCCGTCGCACCTGAAGCCGGGCGGATGGTTGCTGATCGAATTCGGCCCGGTTGTGGCCGACGCGGCCACAGCGATTGTGACTGCTAGTGGGCAGTTCGAGGCGCCGACCGTCGAAAAGGATCTAGCGAAACTGCCGCGCGTATTGATTGCTCGGCGTAAAGCGGATTAG
- the galE gene encoding UDP-glucose 4-epimerase GalE, with translation MNVLVSGGAGYVGSHTARLLSRQGHDVWIYDNLSQGHRGAVPADRLIVGDLHEGERLTGLMRELKIDAVMHFAASALVGESVTDPAKYYRNNIVATLSLLDAMRAADVRRIVFSSTCATYGEPDQMPITESTTQSPVNPYGFTKLCIEHALADYSHAYGFGYAALRYFNASGASPDGDIGEDHDPESHLIPIVLQVALGQREAISIFGDDYPTPDGTCVRDYIHVDDLATAHLTAMQQLEPGVALRLNLGTGEGVSVRQVIQACRDVTGREIPEKIAPRRPGDPPELVADASQAAKQLGWRAKYLDIRETVKTAWNWHVAHPNGYDD, from the coding sequence ATGAATGTCCTGGTTTCTGGCGGCGCCGGCTATGTCGGCTCGCACACTGCCCGCCTCTTGAGTCGGCAAGGACATGACGTCTGGATTTACGACAATCTCTCGCAAGGGCATCGCGGCGCGGTCCCGGCCGATCGACTGATTGTGGGCGATCTGCATGAAGGGGAACGTCTGACCGGTCTGATGCGCGAGCTGAAGATCGACGCGGTGATGCACTTCGCCGCCAGCGCTTTGGTGGGAGAATCGGTCACCGATCCGGCCAAATACTATCGCAACAATATTGTCGCGACTCTCTCGCTGCTAGACGCAATGCGAGCAGCCGATGTGCGGCGCATCGTCTTCTCCAGCACCTGCGCCACCTATGGCGAACCGGATCAGATGCCGATTACGGAATCGACCACGCAGTCGCCGGTCAATCCATATGGCTTCACCAAGCTGTGCATCGAACATGCGCTGGCCGATTACAGTCACGCCTATGGTTTTGGCTATGCGGCGCTGCGGTACTTCAACGCATCCGGCGCTTCGCCCGATGGCGACATCGGAGAAGACCACGATCCCGAATCGCACCTGATTCCGATCGTGCTGCAAGTCGCATTGGGACAGCGCGAAGCGATTTCGATCTTTGGCGATGATTACCCAACGCCCGATGGCACCTGCGTGCGCGACTATATTCATGTGGACGACTTGGCCACGGCCCACTTAACCGCGATGCAACAATTAGAGCCCGGCGTGGCGCTCCGCTTGAACCTGGGAACCGGCGAAGGAGTCAGCGTTCGCCAGGTGATTCAGGCCTGTCGTGACGTCACCGGCCGAGAGATCCCAGAGAAAATCGCTCCGCGTCGCCCCGGCGATCCTCCCGAACTGGTCGCCGACGCATCACAGGCGGCGAAGCAACTGGGCTGGCGCGCCAAATACCTGGACATTCGAGAAACCGTGAAAACCGCTTGGAACTGGCACGTTGCTCATCCCAACGGTTACGACGACTAG